DNA from Arthrobacter sp. FW305-BF8:
GCGTCTCGCACTCCGAGTTTGCCGTGCTGCCGGAAACGGCCGACGGCGGTGCAGGGCTTCCGCTGCAGCGCGGGCTGCAGCTGTGGGTCGCATTGCCGGACGCGGAGCGGGACAGGCCCCCGGCCTTCGAGCAGCACCGCGAACTGCCCACGGTTCAGGGCCCGGGCTTCACCGCAACGGTGATGGTGGGAACCTTCGGCGGCGCTTCCTCGCCGGCCACGATGTACACGCCGATCGTCGGTGCCGACATCAGCTGCGGCGGTGCCGCCTCCTTCCCGCTGGACCCGGCGTTCGAGCACGCCGTCCTGGTGCTCGACGGCGGCCTGACGGTGGACGGGCAGGAGATCGGCCCGGGGCCGCTGGGCTACCTGGGGGCCGGGCGCGAAGTCCTGTCCGTGGACGCCCTGCCGGAGACCCGGTTCGTACTGATCGGCGGTGAGCCGCTCCAAGAGGAGCTGCTGATGTGGTGGAACTTCGTGGGCCGGACCCATGAGGAGGTGGCCCAGGCACGGGCGGACTGGGAGGCCCAGGCAGAGCTTTCCGACACGGCCGCGAAAAGTGCCCGCTTCGGGCTGGTCCGCGGCCACGGGCCCGATGCGGGGCGCGAGGCAGGCAGGATCCCCGCGCCGCCCTTGCCCGGAGTGAAGCTCAGGCCGCGGACCCGTTCCTAGGGCCCGGTGTCAGCGCCCGGTATCAGCGCCCGGTATCAGGGCTGGTCGCGGTCAGGGCTGGTCGCGGACCAGCAGCGGGACACCGAAAACGGGGTCCTGCTCGAGGATCCGCACGTCGCTGACTCCTGCTGCGGCCAGGTGCTTCCGGAACGACTCCTGCAGCCGGACCACGTTCATGCCCAGGCCGCTGCCCAGGATGACAGGCCCGTCCAGCCCGAGCTGCTGCAAAACCTGGGCGGCCATCTCCGCCAGGTCCTTGCCCGCCTGGTCGATCAGGTCGCGGCTGACGCTGTGGCCGGCGTCGGCCGCCTCCACCACCAGCCGGGCCTGCTGCGCCCAGAACCGGCGAC
Protein-coding regions in this window:
- a CDS encoding pirin family protein, with the protein product MTNLELLPQEETCPPAGPDTGTGGGPCLQLWPAREVPLGGVRAMSVLRTLPQRGLPTVGAWCFLDSFGPDRKAMSVLPHPHTGLQTVTWPLAGQIRHRDSVGSDVIVRPGELNIMTAGHGVSHSEFAVLPETADGGAGLPLQRGLQLWVALPDAERDRPPAFEQHRELPTVQGPGFTATVMVGTFGGASSPATMYTPIVGADISCGGAASFPLDPAFEHAVLVLDGGLTVDGQEIGPGPLGYLGAGREVLSVDALPETRFVLIGGEPLQEELLMWWNFVGRTHEEVAQARADWEAQAELSDTAAKSARFGLVRGHGPDAGREAGRIPAPPLPGVKLRPRTRS